A region from the Ammospiza nelsoni isolate bAmmNel1 chromosome 1, bAmmNel1.pri, whole genome shotgun sequence genome encodes:
- the PAK1IP1 gene encoding p21-activated protein kinase-interacting protein 1 isoform X1 gives MELVAGCYEQVLLGFATRPGQSWTVVPDFTHHAHTASLSAVAVNNRYVVTGSRDETIQIYDMKKKIEHGALLQHNGTITSLEFYGTSHLLSGAEDGLICIWNTKRWECLKSIKAHKGHVTSLSIHPSGKLALSVGTDKTLRTWNLVEGRSAFIKNLKQNAHIIKWSPDGEKYVTVIANKVDIYRLDTASITGTITTEKRISSLRFITDSVLAIAGDDEMIRFYSCDSQKCLCEFKAHENRIKDIYSFEREGQHVIVTASSDGYIKMWNLDLDKIRDGPSLLCEVNTKARLTCLAVWLDQASEIKENSDKTATSSQETEDEKSSIARTNKDFWTTKRVKILKRKRKIIPEKQKLAAPVQKKKKKQNSLA, from the exons ATGGAGCTGGTGGCGGGGTGCTAcgagcaggtgctgctggggttCGCCACGCGGCCCGGCCAG TCTTGGACAGTCGTCCCTGATTTTACACATCATGCCCACACTGCCTCATTGTCAGCAGTAGCAGTGAATAACAGATATGTGGTCACTGGGAGCAGAGATGAGACAATCCAAATCTATGACATGAAAAAGAAGATTGAACATGGGGCGCTGCTACAGCACAATG GCACGATAACTTCTTTGGAGTTCTATGGGACTTCACATCTGCTGAGTGGGGCTGAAGATGGGCTCATTTGTATCTGGAACACAAAGAGATGGGAATGTCTGAAATCCATTAAGGCACATAA GGGACATGTGACATCTCTTTCCATTCATCCTTCTGGGAAATTAGCTTTGTCAGTTGGAACAGATAAAACATTAAG AACTTGGAATCTTGTTGAAGGACGATCGGCCTTCATCAAAAACCTGAAGCAAA ATGCACACATAATTAAATGGTCCCCTGATGGAGAGAAGTATGTGACCGTGATAGCAAACAAAGTGGATATCTACAGACTTGACACAGCTTCAATCACTGGCACCATTACAACAGAGAAGAGGATTTCTTCACTTAGATTTATTACA GATTCTGTCCTTGCCATAGCTGGAGATGATGAAATGATTAGGTTCTACAGCTGTGACTCTCAAAAATGCTTGTGTGAATTTAAAGCTCATGAAAACAG AATAAAAGATATTTACAGTTTTGAAAGAGAAGGACAGCATGTCATTGTTACTGCATCCAGTGATGGTTACATCAAAATGTGGAATCTGGATCTTGATAAG ATTAGAGATGGGCCATCTTTACTGTGTGAAGTCAATACCAAAGCTAGGCTGACGTGTCTTGCAGTGTGGCTTGACCAagcttcagaaataaaagaaaactctGATAAAACTGCAACATCATCTCAAG aaacagaagatgaaaaatcATCAATAGCCAGGACAAACAAAGATTTTTGGACTACTAAAAGggttaaaatattaaaaagaaagagaaaaattattccagagaaacaaaagctggcagctccagtgcaaaagaagaagaagaaacagaatAGCTTGGCATGA
- the LOC132071973 gene encoding tRNA selenocysteine 1-associated protein 1-like isoform X1, which translates to MGPQASFKGKDLMAKKRECLQAYSWWRTPQKKRKKKNKIKPGRIEFVPSSTNTTRPDYSIFVGELTPEVDDFQLYDYFLKRYPSCIDCKIATDLLGYSRGYAFVRFGEQGDQMRALQDCQNAPGLGGKRIRLSIGISKRLKAEFQRYQSYNYNDYYQDYQNYYSQWNYDPYADYNYSSYTPYDSMQAVGDCSLGDAVMAPAVFEEASAMTEINDDLITEDPQLYLDVDEMNRQFMETSEELYDALMNCHWQPLDTVTSDIPSAI; encoded by the exons ATGGGACCCCAGGCTTCTTTCAAGGGCAAG GACTTGAtggcaaaaaaaagagaatgtcTCCAGGCCTACAGCTGGTGGAGAACACCCCAGAAGAAAcggaagaaaaagaacaaaataaaaccaggaagaaTAGAGTTTGTCCCTAGTAGTACTAACACAACCAG ACCGGACTATTCAATATTTGTTGGGGAACTGACTCCAGAAGTAGATGATTTTCAGCTCTATGACTATTTCCTAAAGAGGTACCCTTCATGTATTGACTGCAAAATAGCAACAGACCTGCTGGGATATTCCAG AGGGTATGCCTTTGTCAGATTTGGTGAGCAAGGTGATCAGATGAGGGCACTGCAAGACTGCCAGAATGCACCAGGTCTGGGGGGAAAACGAATCCGGCTGAGCATAGGAATTTCTAAAAG ACTGAAAGCAGAATTCCAGCGGTACCAGTCATACAACTACAATGATTATTATCAAGATTATCAGAACTACTATTCACAATGGAATTATGATCCTTATGCTGACTACAACTACAGCTCCTATACTCCCTATGATAGCATGCAAGCTGTTGGAGACTGCTCTTTAGGAGATGCTGTTATGGCTCCAGCTGTTTTTGAG gAAGCTTCAGCTATGACTGAAATCAATGATGACCTAATAACTGAAG ATCCACAGCTGTACTTGGATGTTGATGAAATGAACAGACAATTTATGGAGACAAGTGAAGAACTCTATGATGCCCTCATGAATTGTCACTGGCAACCTCTGGATACGGTCACTTCTGACATCCCCTCTGCTATTTAA
- the PAK1IP1 gene encoding p21-activated protein kinase-interacting protein 1 isoform X2, with protein MELVAGCYEQVLLGFATRPGQSWTVVPDFTHHAHTASLSAVAVNNRYVVTGSRDETIQIYDMKKKIEHGALLQHNGTITSLEFYGTSHLLSGAEDGLICIWNTKRWECLKSIKAHKGHVTSLSIHPSGKLALSVGTDKTLRTWNLVEGRSAFIKNLKQNAHIIKWSPDGEKYVTVIANKVDIYRLDTASITGTITTEKRISSLRFITDSVLAIAGDDEMIRFYSCDSQKCLCEFKAHENRIKDIYSFEREGQHVIVTASSDGYIKMWNLDLDKIRDGPSLLCEVNTKARLTCLAVWLDQASEIKENSDKTATSSQEDEKSSIARTNKDFWTTKRVKILKRKRKIIPEKQKLAAPVQKKKKKQNSLA; from the exons ATGGAGCTGGTGGCGGGGTGCTAcgagcaggtgctgctggggttCGCCACGCGGCCCGGCCAG TCTTGGACAGTCGTCCCTGATTTTACACATCATGCCCACACTGCCTCATTGTCAGCAGTAGCAGTGAATAACAGATATGTGGTCACTGGGAGCAGAGATGAGACAATCCAAATCTATGACATGAAAAAGAAGATTGAACATGGGGCGCTGCTACAGCACAATG GCACGATAACTTCTTTGGAGTTCTATGGGACTTCACATCTGCTGAGTGGGGCTGAAGATGGGCTCATTTGTATCTGGAACACAAAGAGATGGGAATGTCTGAAATCCATTAAGGCACATAA GGGACATGTGACATCTCTTTCCATTCATCCTTCTGGGAAATTAGCTTTGTCAGTTGGAACAGATAAAACATTAAG AACTTGGAATCTTGTTGAAGGACGATCGGCCTTCATCAAAAACCTGAAGCAAA ATGCACACATAATTAAATGGTCCCCTGATGGAGAGAAGTATGTGACCGTGATAGCAAACAAAGTGGATATCTACAGACTTGACACAGCTTCAATCACTGGCACCATTACAACAGAGAAGAGGATTTCTTCACTTAGATTTATTACA GATTCTGTCCTTGCCATAGCTGGAGATGATGAAATGATTAGGTTCTACAGCTGTGACTCTCAAAAATGCTTGTGTGAATTTAAAGCTCATGAAAACAG AATAAAAGATATTTACAGTTTTGAAAGAGAAGGACAGCATGTCATTGTTACTGCATCCAGTGATGGTTACATCAAAATGTGGAATCTGGATCTTGATAAG ATTAGAGATGGGCCATCTTTACTGTGTGAAGTCAATACCAAAGCTAGGCTGACGTGTCTTGCAGTGTGGCTTGACCAagcttcagaaataaaagaaaactctGATAAAACTGCAACATCATCTCAAG aagatgaaaaatcATCAATAGCCAGGACAAACAAAGATTTTTGGACTACTAAAAGggttaaaatattaaaaagaaagagaaaaattattccagagaaacaaaagctggcagctccagtgcaaaagaagaagaagaaacagaatAGCTTGGCATGA
- the LOC132071973 gene encoding tRNA selenocysteine 1-associated protein 1-like isoform X3, with product MGPQASFKGKDLMAKKRECLQAYSWWRTPQKKRKKKNKIKPGRIEFVPSSTNTTRPDYSIFVGELTPEVDDFQLYDYFLKRYPSCIDCKIATDLLGYSRLKAEFQRYQSYNYNDYYQDYQNYYSQWNYDPYADYNYSSYTPYDSMQAVGDCSLGDAVMAPAVFEEASAMTEINDDLITEDPQLYLDVDEMNRQFMETSEELYDALMNCHWQPLDTVTSDIPSAI from the exons ATGGGACCCCAGGCTTCTTTCAAGGGCAAG GACTTGAtggcaaaaaaaagagaatgtcTCCAGGCCTACAGCTGGTGGAGAACACCCCAGAAGAAAcggaagaaaaagaacaaaataaaaccaggaagaaTAGAGTTTGTCCCTAGTAGTACTAACACAACCAG ACCGGACTATTCAATATTTGTTGGGGAACTGACTCCAGAAGTAGATGATTTTCAGCTCTATGACTATTTCCTAAAGAGGTACCCTTCATGTATTGACTGCAAAATAGCAACAGACCTGCTGGGATATTCCAG ACTGAAAGCAGAATTCCAGCGGTACCAGTCATACAACTACAATGATTATTATCAAGATTATCAGAACTACTATTCACAATGGAATTATGATCCTTATGCTGACTACAACTACAGCTCCTATACTCCCTATGATAGCATGCAAGCTGTTGGAGACTGCTCTTTAGGAGATGCTGTTATGGCTCCAGCTGTTTTTGAG gAAGCTTCAGCTATGACTGAAATCAATGATGACCTAATAACTGAAG ATCCACAGCTGTACTTGGATGTTGATGAAATGAACAGACAATTTATGGAGACAAGTGAAGAACTCTATGATGCCCTCATGAATTGTCACTGGCAACCTCTGGATACGGTCACTTCTGACATCCCCTCTGCTATTTAA
- the PAK1IP1 gene encoding p21-activated protein kinase-interacting protein 1 isoform X3, with protein MEVKELSAMVDKSWTVVPDFTHHAHTASLSAVAVNNRYVVTGSRDETIQIYDMKKKIEHGALLQHNGTITSLEFYGTSHLLSGAEDGLICIWNTKRWECLKSIKAHKGHVTSLSIHPSGKLALSVGTDKTLRTWNLVEGRSAFIKNLKQNAHIIKWSPDGEKYVTVIANKVDIYRLDTASITGTITTEKRISSLRFITDSVLAIAGDDEMIRFYSCDSQKCLCEFKAHENRIKDIYSFEREGQHVIVTASSDGYIKMWNLDLDKIRDGPSLLCEVNTKARLTCLAVWLDQASEIKENSDKTATSSQETEDEKSSIARTNKDFWTTKRVKILKRKRKIIPEKQKLAAPVQKKKKKQNSLA; from the exons atGGAGGTTAAGGAACTCAGTGCCATGGTTGACAAG TCTTGGACAGTCGTCCCTGATTTTACACATCATGCCCACACTGCCTCATTGTCAGCAGTAGCAGTGAATAACAGATATGTGGTCACTGGGAGCAGAGATGAGACAATCCAAATCTATGACATGAAAAAGAAGATTGAACATGGGGCGCTGCTACAGCACAATG GCACGATAACTTCTTTGGAGTTCTATGGGACTTCACATCTGCTGAGTGGGGCTGAAGATGGGCTCATTTGTATCTGGAACACAAAGAGATGGGAATGTCTGAAATCCATTAAGGCACATAA GGGACATGTGACATCTCTTTCCATTCATCCTTCTGGGAAATTAGCTTTGTCAGTTGGAACAGATAAAACATTAAG AACTTGGAATCTTGTTGAAGGACGATCGGCCTTCATCAAAAACCTGAAGCAAA ATGCACACATAATTAAATGGTCCCCTGATGGAGAGAAGTATGTGACCGTGATAGCAAACAAAGTGGATATCTACAGACTTGACACAGCTTCAATCACTGGCACCATTACAACAGAGAAGAGGATTTCTTCACTTAGATTTATTACA GATTCTGTCCTTGCCATAGCTGGAGATGATGAAATGATTAGGTTCTACAGCTGTGACTCTCAAAAATGCTTGTGTGAATTTAAAGCTCATGAAAACAG AATAAAAGATATTTACAGTTTTGAAAGAGAAGGACAGCATGTCATTGTTACTGCATCCAGTGATGGTTACATCAAAATGTGGAATCTGGATCTTGATAAG ATTAGAGATGGGCCATCTTTACTGTGTGAAGTCAATACCAAAGCTAGGCTGACGTGTCTTGCAGTGTGGCTTGACCAagcttcagaaataaaagaaaactctGATAAAACTGCAACATCATCTCAAG aaacagaagatgaaaaatcATCAATAGCCAGGACAAACAAAGATTTTTGGACTACTAAAAGggttaaaatattaaaaagaaagagaaaaattattccagagaaacaaaagctggcagctccagtgcaaaagaagaagaagaaacagaatAGCTTGGCATGA
- the LOC132071973 gene encoding tRNA selenocysteine 1-associated protein 1-like isoform X2 produces MASQDLMAKKRECLQAYSWWRTPQKKRKKKNKIKPGRIEFVPSSTNTTRPDYSIFVGELTPEVDDFQLYDYFLKRYPSCIDCKIATDLLGYSRGYAFVRFGEQGDQMRALQDCQNAPGLGGKRIRLSIGISKRLKAEFQRYQSYNYNDYYQDYQNYYSQWNYDPYADYNYSSYTPYDSMQAVGDCSLGDAVMAPAVFEEASAMTEINDDLITEDPQLYLDVDEMNRQFMETSEELYDALMNCHWQPLDTVTSDIPSAI; encoded by the exons ATGGCAAGCCAG GACTTGAtggcaaaaaaaagagaatgtcTCCAGGCCTACAGCTGGTGGAGAACACCCCAGAAGAAAcggaagaaaaagaacaaaataaaaccaggaagaaTAGAGTTTGTCCCTAGTAGTACTAACACAACCAG ACCGGACTATTCAATATTTGTTGGGGAACTGACTCCAGAAGTAGATGATTTTCAGCTCTATGACTATTTCCTAAAGAGGTACCCTTCATGTATTGACTGCAAAATAGCAACAGACCTGCTGGGATATTCCAG AGGGTATGCCTTTGTCAGATTTGGTGAGCAAGGTGATCAGATGAGGGCACTGCAAGACTGCCAGAATGCACCAGGTCTGGGGGGAAAACGAATCCGGCTGAGCATAGGAATTTCTAAAAG ACTGAAAGCAGAATTCCAGCGGTACCAGTCATACAACTACAATGATTATTATCAAGATTATCAGAACTACTATTCACAATGGAATTATGATCCTTATGCTGACTACAACTACAGCTCCTATACTCCCTATGATAGCATGCAAGCTGTTGGAGACTGCTCTTTAGGAGATGCTGTTATGGCTCCAGCTGTTTTTGAG gAAGCTTCAGCTATGACTGAAATCAATGATGACCTAATAACTGAAG ATCCACAGCTGTACTTGGATGTTGATGAAATGAACAGACAATTTATGGAGACAAGTGAAGAACTCTATGATGCCCTCATGAATTGTCACTGGCAACCTCTGGATACGGTCACTTCTGACATCCCCTCTGCTATTTAA